The DNA segment AAACAAGTGTGAAATTTCCTTGTTTACATATAACTGGACTGCATATTCTTTTTTATTTCCATCAAAATAAGCGTTGATTGCATTATCTAATTTTTTCTGTAAATCATCTATGGTATCTTTAAATTGTTCTTTTGATACATCAATATTTTTTATATCTTTAAAATAGAACTTTTTGATTAAATTATCACTATCTTTAAAAACTAAATACCAATATCCATTAAAACTAGCTAGTTTTAATGGTTTGATTATTCTTGGCTTATTGTTATAAATACAAGAGATAATATTTTTATTTAATATCGCTTTTTCAACTTTTATTAAATCAGACTTTATTTCAGAAATATCTTCAACATCAATTTTGGTGTAAATAGTATTGTTATGAAGGGAATCTTTAAATTTATCTACAATTTTCAAAGTGTTTTTATATAAAGTAGAGTCGATATTCTTGCTTTGCTCAATAAGTAAATTTAAAGTAAGCTCTTCCTCTTCGTTTAGTAGCATATTATTTTTTGATTTTTCTAAAAACCATTTTTTTGTAGATTTTTCTTTCAAAAGAGCCTCTCCTAAATATTTAGGTAATCTTTCTGTAAAATCTCTCTCAGCATTTCTTTTACTTATCTCATATTGTTGCTCTACATCTTCTGTACTTATATATTCGCCATTATTTAATCTTTTAATTAAAGAGCCTATTCTTTGATGTAATGATATTTTTTTTGATAATTTAGCCAAATTATTTCCTCGAATAAATTACTCTTATCATATTAAAAATGTCAAAACTTGTCAATAATATATTTTAGACTTTCATTATCAAAAAAATCACAAGGATAAGAAGATGGCAATCGGTTTTAATAATTCAAATAATAAATCTAAAAAAGAGATGATTTTTAATAAAGAGTTTACAAATGGTATTGTTTTTGGAAGAACTGGTAGTGGTAAAACAACATGTGCTATATTACCAAATATTGAAGATAGAATAAAATCTGACTATGGATTATTGATATATGATTTTAAAGGTAATTTGCACCTACAAACAAAATATCTTGCAAATAAGTATAATAAATTATCAGATGTAATTGAAATTGGAAAACCTTGGGGTAAAAATATTAATCTTTGTGATTATCTATCTTTAAAACAAATTCCTATGATTGTAAAAACTGAAGAAAATAGAAGTAACTATTGGGATACTGCTTCAAGAAATCTACTTGAAATGATTTTTATTATAAATAAAAAGTTCAATATCCTTGAAAATGAATTTAAAAGAATGGATAAAAATTTCACTCTTCCTTATGAAGTAAAACAAGTATCCTTTGAAACTGTTTATAATCAAATATCTTCAGTTGAGGAAACAAAAGTTTTCTTTGAAACAATGAGTTTAAATTTAGAATATGTAAGAGATAAATTACATTTTTATGAAACAAATTTATATAAAAATAGATTAAATATTTTTAATGAATCTATTAATTGCATTTCAAAATCTCTAAATAGTTTAAAAATTTATAAATCAGTAAATAAAGATGATGATCATGGTAAAAATGCTGTTGTTAATCATTTAAATAGTATTTTAAATCAAATTGCAAGTAAAGAGTATCTAAATAAAAATGATATTGATATCATAAAAGAGTTAAGAGCTGGAAAAATTGTAATTATAGATGTTTCGACTTTTAGTGAAAATATACTTGATTGTATCAATACAGCAATATATACTAGATTACAACAAGTAAAACATGAGATAATGAAACCTGTATGTATAGTAATAGATGAAGCTCAAAAAGTTTTAAGTTCTCAATATTTACCACAAACTGATGTTTGTAGAGAAAGTAAATTTGAATATATCTTTGCAACTCAAGATAAAATACTTTTAATAAATAAACTAGGTAATTCAAAATTTGAAGAACTATATTCAAATTTAGTAGATAAATTTAGTTTTAGTTCTAATAATTTAGAAATAATGGAACAATTTGAATATTTAAATATCTCTAACAATAGAAAATATTTTGCAACTCCACTGTTTATTGATAGAAAAGAATTAATAAAAGTAGAATATGAATTTTTGAAATTAAATAATCTTTTACAATTAGTAGATTACCAAAGTAATGAACCTTATATTTTTATTTATGACAGTAAGTTAATTGAAGAGTATAAAATAATGATAGAAACAGTAGATGAAAAATATTTTACAGTAGATTATTTATCCGTATCTTGTGATATAGAAACTATAGATACTAATGATAAAGATAGGGTTGCTATAAAAATTAATCCAAATAAATATTATTCAAAATTAGATGAGATGGAAAAATA comes from the Aliarcobacter cibarius genome and includes:
- a CDS encoding WYL domain-containing protein, producing MAKLSKKISLHQRIGSLIKRLNNGEYISTEDVEQQYEISKRNAERDFTERLPKYLGEALLKEKSTKKWFLEKSKNNMLLNEEEELTLNLLIEQSKNIDSTLYKNTLKIVDKFKDSLHNNTIYTKIDVEDISEIKSDLIKVEKAILNKNIISCIYNNKPRIIKPLKLASFNGYWYLVFKDSDNLIKKFYFKDIKNIDVSKEQFKDTIDDLQKKLDNAINAYFDGNKKEYAVQLYVNKEISHLFKRKKISPSQRIIKNYEDDSIDIELFITNDMEIIPTIQKFIPYIKIIGPISLEKKCMENIENYKQF
- a CDS encoding type IV secretory system conjugative DNA transfer family protein; protein product: MAIGFNNSNNKSKKEMIFNKEFTNGIVFGRTGSGKTTCAILPNIEDRIKSDYGLLIYDFKGNLHLQTKYLANKYNKLSDVIEIGKPWGKNINLCDYLSLKQIPMIVKTEENRSNYWDTASRNLLEMIFIINKKFNILENEFKRMDKNFTLPYEVKQVSFETVYNQISSVEETKVFFETMSLNLEYVRDKLHFYETNLYKNRLNIFNESINCISKSLNSLKIYKSVNKDDDHGKNAVVNHLNSILNQIASKEYLNKNDIDIIKELRAGKIVIIDVSTFSENILDCINTAIYTRLQQVKHEIMKPVCIVIDEAQKVLSSQYLPQTDVCRESKFEYIFATQDKILLINKLGNSKFEELYSNLVDKFSFSSNNLEIMEQFEYLNISNNRKYFATPLFIDRKELIKVEYEFLKLNNLLQLVDYQSNEPYIFIYDSKLIEEYKIMIETVDEKYFTVDYLSVSCDIETIDTNDKDRVAIKINPNKYYSKLDEMEKYVNDCLRSVGAIIKAEKRLSDRIMMLENKLEFLEAESKFEELF